A genome region from Pseudanabaena sp. Chao 1811 includes the following:
- a CDS encoding response regulator transcription factor — translation MSGHILLVDDEPGLREAVQAYLEDSGFAVQVANNARDAWQLLEQTTPDLVISDIMMPQVSGYEFLKQMREDVRFLNLPVVFLTAKGMTKDRIEGYNAGCDAYLSKPFDPDELVAIAENLIARRAMQAVTANSNTSEITDLAGQLAEIKALLKQKPAINVTPPPIKIEFTPREQSVLELVVEGLMNKEIAKRLGTTIRNVEKYVSRLFSKTGTSSRTELVRYALQHGLIDSYS, via the coding sequence ATGTCAGGACATATCCTACTTGTGGATGATGAACCAGGTCTCAGAGAAGCTGTGCAAGCCTATCTCGAAGACAGTGGCTTTGCGGTGCAGGTTGCTAACAACGCAAGGGATGCGTGGCAACTGCTAGAGCAAACTACACCAGATCTGGTGATTTCGGACATCATGATGCCGCAGGTAAGTGGGTATGAGTTTCTGAAGCAAATGCGTGAGGATGTTAGGTTCTTAAACCTGCCCGTCGTATTTTTGACCGCTAAGGGCATGACAAAAGATCGCATCGAAGGCTATAACGCTGGTTGTGATGCTTACCTATCGAAACCCTTTGATCCCGATGAGCTAGTAGCGATCGCTGAAAATTTAATTGCCCGTCGTGCTATGCAAGCTGTTACCGCAAATAGCAACACCTCAGAAATCACAGATCTTGCTGGACAACTGGCGGAAATCAAGGCTCTTCTCAAACAAAAGCCTGCTATTAATGTCACGCCGCCACCGATCAAAATTGAATTTACGCCCCGCGAACAAAGTGTATTAGAGCTGGTGGTTGAAGGTTTAATGAATAAAGAAATTGCTAAACGTCTTGGTACGACTATTCGTAATGTTGAGAAATATGTCAGCCGTTTATTTAGCAAAACAGGTACAAGTAGCCGCACTGAATTAGTCCGCTATGCCCTGCAACATGGTTTGATTGATTCCTACTCATAA
- a CDS encoding opioid growth factor receptor-related protein, with amino-acid sequence MSTLLSFYRGESANPEGRSIAEIWTWDYRHFENVHNYIQWLFPLPEPSKFSANAPILDETVIEAFLADKELRRRLYRSFKLLLDFYGLQCVTSQELGVQISKAANFDSRQQYWLRPMNHNHLRITRILRSLSLLGLKAYAKAFLACLQELYREDPKAIAPNTMEFWEKAV; translated from the coding sequence ATGAGCACTTTACTATCTTTTTATCGTGGTGAGTCGGCTAATCCTGAAGGGCGCAGTATTGCAGAGATTTGGACTTGGGACTATAGGCACTTTGAAAACGTACATAACTACATTCAATGGCTATTCCCTCTTCCCGAACCGAGTAAATTTAGCGCTAATGCTCCCATCCTTGACGAAACTGTAATTGAGGCATTTCTTGCAGACAAAGAACTTCGTAGAAGATTATATCGTTCCTTCAAGTTATTACTCGATTTTTACGGATTACAATGCGTCACTTCTCAAGAGTTGGGAGTACAGATTTCCAAAGCCGCCAACTTTGATTCACGCCAACAATATTGGCTCCGCCCAATGAATCACAACCATCTAAGAATTACTCGTATTCTCCGTAGCCTTTCTCTCTTAGGTTTAAAAGCCTATGCTAAAGCTTTCCTAGCTTGTTTGCAAGAACTCTATCGAGAAGATCCTAAAGCGATCGCTCCTAACACGATGGAATTTTGGGAGAAAGCAGTTTAA
- a CDS encoding isochorismatase: MTTQIFTQLPIPAFFDHHKVGSVWRVPYQDRANQAEAWAKQHGIAPAAKDRKKICLMAIDVQNTFCIPDHELYVGGRSGTGAIEDNVRLCEFIYRNLHHISEIAPTMDTHTAMQIFHPIFWVNDAGEHPIPNATSITLEDVQQGKWKVNPAIAYSLAKGNYMAIQRHALHYVQKLSDEGKFPLTVWAYHSMLGGIGHALVSSVEEAMFFHNIARHSQTNFEIKGGNPLTENYSVLRPEVMDGADGRPIAQKNTRFLQRLLEFDAVIIAGQAKSHCVAWTIQDLLSEILAHDPKLAKKVYLLEDCTSPVVVPNVVDYTDQADAAFQRFADSGMHLVKSTDQMESWADLNLV, encoded by the coding sequence ATGACTACTCAAATTTTTACTCAACTTCCCATTCCCGCCTTTTTCGATCACCACAAAGTCGGATCGGTATGGCGCGTTCCTTACCAAGATCGGGCTAACCAAGCCGAAGCATGGGCGAAACAACATGGCATCGCACCCGCCGCAAAGGATCGCAAGAAAATTTGTTTGATGGCGATCGATGTGCAGAATACCTTTTGTATTCCTGATCATGAGCTATATGTCGGTGGACGCTCTGGTACTGGTGCGATCGAGGATAATGTGCGCCTTTGCGAATTTATCTATCGCAATCTCCACCACATCAGCGAAATCGCGCCCACAATGGACACTCATACTGCCATGCAAATCTTCCATCCCATCTTTTGGGTAAACGATGCGGGTGAACATCCGATCCCCAATGCTACATCGATTACTTTAGAAGATGTGCAGCAAGGCAAGTGGAAAGTAAATCCTGCGATCGCCTATAGTCTCGCCAAGGGTAATTACATGGCAATTCAGCGCCACGCCTTGCATTATGTGCAGAAGCTTAGCGATGAAGGCAAGTTTCCGCTTACGGTTTGGGCATATCACTCCATGCTCGGCGGCATCGGTCACGCGCTCGTATCTTCTGTTGAAGAAGCAATGTTTTTCCACAATATTGCAAGGCACAGTCAGACTAACTTCGAGATTAAAGGAGGCAATCCTCTCACTGAGAATTATTCGGTATTGCGCCCTGAAGTAATGGATGGAGCCGATGGCAGACCAATCGCTCAGAAAAATACACGCTTTTTGCAAAGGTTACTGGAATTTGATGCGGTAATCATTGCGGGGCAAGCCAAGAGCCATTGCGTGGCATGGACTATTCAAGATTTACTAAGCGAAATTCTTGCTCATGATCCAAAACTTGCCAAGAAAGTCTATCTGCTCGAAGATTGTACTTCGCCTGTGGTCGTTCCTAATGTGGTCGATTACACCGATCAAGCGGATGCCGCATTTCAACGCTTTGCGGATTCAGGTATGCACCTTGTCAAATCTACTGACCAAATGGAATCTTGGGCAGATCTTAATCTTGTATAA
- a CDS encoding type II toxin-antitoxin system VapC family toxin — protein MNYPSILVDSCAFVSFYNKRDSHHSLVYEFFLKCTSQLITTTACITEAIWLLNFDYRAQNEFLEDLITEVYIHQSLTLWDFSRIAELNEKYADRKADFADLSLVAISERLDIPKIATFDKDFQVYRRYRNQPFVNVLV, from the coding sequence ATGAATTATCCCTCTATTCTTGTTGATAGTTGCGCTTTTGTCTCTTTCTACAACAAAAGGGATAGTCATCATAGCTTAGTGTATGAATTCTTTCTAAAATGCACAAGCCAACTAATTACCACAACTGCCTGTATTACTGAAGCTATTTGGTTACTCAATTTTGATTATCGCGCCCAAAATGAGTTTCTGGAAGATTTGATAACCGAAGTCTATATCCATCAATCCCTAACTCTTTGGGATTTCAGTAGAATTGCCGAACTGAATGAAAAGTATGCCGATCGCAAGGCTGACTTTGCCGATTTATCCCTAGTTGCTATTTCTGAAAGACTTGATATACCTAAGATCGCTACTTTCGATAAAGATTTCCAAGTATATCGCCGTTATCGCAATCAACCTTTTGTAAATGTACTTGTCTAA
- a CDS encoding ADP-ribosylglycohydrolase family protein: protein MLGAIAGDIIGSIYEVVPMKRKDFKLFSFGSHFSDDTVLTYAVAKSILTGTSYVSNFKKCFWRYPLAGFGQRFTCWAMSNRKEGYNSWGNGAAMRVSPIAWAYDNLEDVLKEAERCTAATHNHPEGIKGGQATAAAIFLARQGKTKQEIQAYIEQTFDYDLHRTIDEIRPNYKFEVSCQKSVPEAIIAFLESTDFEDAIRNAVSLGGDSDTIAAITGSIAEAFYGGVPHAIAIQAWKKLDRQIRNTVLEFNGTYNLPCYLKY from the coding sequence ATGTTAGGTGCGATCGCTGGTGACATTATCGGCTCGATTTACGAAGTAGTGCCAATGAAGCGAAAAGACTTCAAACTGTTCTCCTTTGGTAGTCATTTTAGTGATGACACGGTTCTCACCTATGCGGTTGCAAAATCCATTCTGACGGGAACTAGCTATGTGAGTAACTTCAAGAAATGCTTTTGGCGCTATCCCCTAGCAGGTTTTGGACAGAGGTTTACTTGCTGGGCAATGAGCAATCGGAAAGAAGGCTACAACAGTTGGGGCAATGGTGCAGCAATGCGAGTGAGTCCGATCGCATGGGCTTACGATAATCTCGAAGATGTCCTTAAGGAAGCAGAACGTTGCACCGCCGCAACTCACAATCATCCCGAAGGCATCAAAGGTGGACAGGCGACTGCGGCAGCGATTTTCTTGGCGCGTCAGGGCAAGACTAAGCAAGAGATTCAAGCTTATATCGAGCAAACTTTCGATTACGATTTGCATCGCACCATTGATGAAATTCGCCCCAATTATAAGTTTGAGGTATCCTGTCAAAAAAGTGTTCCTGAAGCAATTATTGCTTTTTTAGAATCAACGGATTTTGAAGATGCGATTCGTAATGCTGTGTCTCTCGGTGGTGATAGCGACACGATCGCCGCAATTACAGGCAGCATCGCTGAAGCCTTTTACGGTGGTGTCCCTCATGCGATCGCAATCCAAGCATGGAAAAAACTAGATCGGCAGATTCGGAATACAGTGCTTGAATTTAACGGAACTTACAATTTGCCTTGTTATTTGAAATATTAG
- a CDS encoding ADP-ribosylglycohydrolase family protein, with translation MLGAIIGDIVGSIYEFNNHRSKDFPLFSDGCDFTDDTVLTVAVADCLMQNGNYGKYIKQYACAYPQVKGSYGGRFAQWIHSDSMEPYNSWGNGSAMRVSAVGFAYDDLEMVMQEAKRSAEVTHNHPEGIKGAQATAVAIYMARKGQSKEQIKKAIAKSFSYDLDRTLDEIRPVYQFNESCQETVPEAIIAFLESTDFEDAIRNAISLGGDSDTLACITGGIAEAFYGGVPQDIAKKALSYLPENLREVVKEFRTRYDLC, from the coding sequence ATGTTAGGCGCAATTATCGGCGATATTGTCGGTTCTATTTACGAATTTAATAATCATCGCTCAAAAGACTTTCCTCTCTTTAGTGATGGCTGTGATTTTACGGATGATACGGTGCTAACTGTTGCGGTTGCCGATTGCTTAATGCAAAACGGTAACTATGGAAAATATATCAAACAATATGCGTGTGCATATCCACAGGTCAAGGGTAGCTATGGTGGTAGATTTGCTCAGTGGATTCATTCTGACAGCATGGAACCTTACAATAGCTGGGGTAATGGTTCCGCTATGCGTGTTAGCGCTGTAGGATTTGCCTATGATGATTTAGAAATGGTGATGCAGGAAGCTAAGCGATCAGCAGAAGTTACTCATAATCATCCTGAAGGAATTAAGGGAGCGCAAGCAACGGCTGTAGCGATTTATATGGCGCGTAAGGGGCAATCTAAAGAGCAAATCAAAAAGGCGATCGCAAAATCCTTTAGCTATGACTTAGATAGAACTCTAGATGAAATTCGTCCTGTTTATCAATTTAATGAATCCTGTCAAGAAACGGTTCCCGAAGCCATCATTGCCTTCTTAGAATCAACAGATTTTGAAGATGCCATTCGCAATGCTATTTCCCTTGGTGGTGATAGCGATACACTTGCCTGTATTACAGGTGGCATCGCTGAAGCCTTTTATGGTGGTGTTCCTCAAGATATTGCTAAAAAGGCATTGAGTTATTTACCCGAAAACCTGCGTGAAGTAGTTAAAGAATTTAGAACGAGGTATGACCTATGTTAG
- a CDS encoding protein phosphatase 2C domain-containing protein, with the protein MQEQVGILDERSPQVSESEISNLETDNLVIQFQFATGSIIGRNHVLVGKNNQDAYRVVMREQFIVAIVCDGCSAGRHSEVGAKIGVRMISEEIANLLEGGLSISEPEFWHRLKHNLLQKLKDFVAIASGGAELSKSVTMEFVNDYLLFTIVVAIVTPRETVTFSIGDGAIAVNGKFTEIPPYADNAPPYLAYGLYNPEAINFEIRDRLPTSKLESLLIATDGIIDLAVVEPVEQFWKESRYFKNPDAIRRKLAMLNREEVKPDWHKQELTKRTGILSDDTSLVVIRKQLAFSD; encoded by the coding sequence ATGCAAGAACAAGTAGGTATTCTCGATGAGCGATCGCCACAAGTTTCTGAGTCAGAGATTTCTAATCTGGAAACTGACAATTTAGTGATTCAGTTTCAATTTGCCACTGGATCGATTATTGGACGTAATCATGTTCTTGTTGGCAAAAATAATCAGGATGCCTATCGAGTTGTAATGCGCGAGCAGTTTATTGTTGCGATCGTCTGTGATGGTTGTAGCGCAGGCAGACATAGTGAAGTTGGTGCAAAAATTGGGGTGCGGATGATCTCTGAGGAGATTGCCAATCTTCTTGAAGGAGGACTATCAATCTCTGAACCTGAGTTTTGGCATCGATTGAAACATAATCTATTACAAAAGTTAAAAGATTTCGTAGCGATCGCTAGTGGTGGTGCAGAGCTATCTAAATCAGTAACAATGGAATTTGTGAATGATTATTTGTTATTTACAATTGTGGTTGCCATAGTCACACCTAGAGAAACTGTCACATTCTCCATAGGTGACGGTGCGATCGCAGTTAATGGCAAATTTACAGAAATTCCACCCTATGCTGATAATGCACCCCCCTATCTTGCCTATGGTTTATACAATCCTGAAGCAATTAATTTTGAGATTCGCGATCGCCTTCCCACATCAAAATTAGAATCACTTCTAATTGCCACCGATGGAATAATTGATTTAGCTGTAGTTGAACCTGTCGAGCAGTTTTGGAAGGAATCCCGTTATTTCAAAAATCCCGATGCCATCCGACGTAAGCTCGCAATGCTCAATCGTGAAGAAGTCAAACCTGACTGGCATAAACAAGAGTTAACTAAGCGAACGGGCATTTTGTCAGATGATACGAGTTTAGTTGTGATTAGAAAGCAGTTAGCTTTTAGCGATTAG
- a CDS encoding NUDIX hydrolase → MYTYNYPRPALTVDCIIFGLDAQLELKVMLIQRDIPPFQGQWAIPGGFVRMDETLEQAALRELQEETGIHDVYLEQLYTFGDLERDPRDRTVTVAYYALINLIEQQIQASTDAREANWFSVHAIPSLAFDHEQILQKAIARLRSKIRYEPIGFELLPKKFTLTQLQKLYETVLARPLDKRNFRKKILSMDLLIDTGEVEQGVSHRAAKLYQFDEDKYLQLKQNGFNFEL, encoded by the coding sequence ATGTATACCTACAACTACCCCCGACCTGCCCTCACTGTTGACTGCATCATCTTTGGACTTGATGCCCAATTGGAACTCAAAGTTATGTTAATTCAGCGTGATATCCCGCCATTTCAAGGACAATGGGCGATCCCTGGGGGATTTGTCCGCATGGATGAAACCTTAGAGCAAGCAGCTTTGCGCGAACTGCAAGAAGAAACAGGGATTCACGATGTTTATCTAGAGCAGCTATATACCTTTGGCGACCTAGAGCGCGATCCCCGTGATCGCACAGTTACGGTTGCCTATTACGCTCTTATTAATCTCATAGAACAACAAATCCAAGCCTCTACCGATGCGCGAGAAGCTAACTGGTTTTCAGTTCATGCAATACCATCCTTAGCTTTTGATCATGAGCAGATCTTACAAAAGGCGATCGCCCGACTCCGTAGCAAAATTCGTTATGAGCCAATTGGATTTGAACTATTACCCAAAAAATTCACCTTAACACAGTTACAAAAACTTTACGAAACTGTCCTAGCTCGTCCCCTAGACAAACGCAATTTTCGCAAAAAAATCTTAAGTATGGACTTACTCATTGATACAGGTGAAGTAGAGCAAGGCGTATCCCATCGAGCAGCTAAGCTATATCAATTTGATGAGGATAAATACTTGCAACTCAAACAGAATGGATTTAATTTTGAACTCTAA
- a CDS encoding ribonuclease H-like domain-containing protein — MYKREFKLPSQYINNFYDGSIYDLVFLDLEWCRDFHKDGLVQKIFGYTLTRILEDSNEQYIKIQFIESSTQEKKIIQDILNDLQNLQGKYFIGYGLSTSDMFCLQKRIEALDFIPKVESIRILDLQRTSQRTDLNQGLNNLFAYLGIPIYKRIKGYYVFRNGSKVLRKEKGYETILNEIYEYCLEDAENYFHIISNWQTQFPLVDRNKHQTINLKIDSRSEHRIRSQRSAALQRPS, encoded by the coding sequence ATGTACAAAAGGGAATTCAAGCTTCCAAGTCAATATATAAATAATTTCTACGATGGCTCAATCTATGATCTTGTTTTTCTAGACTTAGAATGGTGTCGCGATTTTCATAAGGATGGCTTAGTACAAAAGATTTTTGGTTATACGCTAACTCGCATTTTAGAAGATAGCAACGAACAGTATATTAAGATTCAATTTATTGAATCTAGCACCCAAGAGAAGAAGATAATTCAAGACATCCTCAATGATCTACAAAACTTACAGGGAAAGTATTTTATTGGGTATGGATTATCAACTAGTGATATGTTTTGCTTACAGAAAAGAATTGAGGCTCTAGATTTTATTCCTAAGGTCGAAAGTATTAGAATTCTCGATTTGCAAAGAACTAGCCAACGCACAGATCTCAATCAAGGCTTAAATAATTTATTCGCCTATTTAGGAATTCCAATTTATAAAAGAATTAAGGGATATTACGTTTTTCGGAATGGCAGCAAAGTCCTACGCAAAGAGAAAGGATATGAAACAATTCTTAATGAAATTTATGAATATTGTCTAGAGGATGCCGAAAATTATTTTCACATTATCAGCAATTGGCAAACGCAATTCCCTTTAGTTGATCGCAATAAACATCAAACGATCAATCTCAAAATTGATTCGCGATCGGAGCACCGCATCCGATCACAGAGAAGTGCAGCTTTACAAAGACCTTCCTAA
- a CDS encoding serine/threonine-protein kinase, whose protein sequence is MLNTILRGHYKIVSHLGGGGFGQTYLAEDIDLPTHPTCVVKQLKPISREPFVLETAKRLFDKEAEMLYSLGSHDRIPRLLAHFQEGEEFYLVQEFADGTDLTKEIGNGKRSPEFVVIALLQEILEILVFVHERGIVHRDIKPANLIRRKSDRKIVLIDFGAVKEINGLAGDSQGNTNLTIAIGSPGYMPIEQVNGKPRFSSDIYAIGMIGIQAITGAEPRLFGEHPETAELMWREHVQGNYSPQFLDILDKMVRYDFRQRYQTAQEVLTAIASLSSIDEHDLPTLISSHINVDPNNSSTIITSPQALIQSTDIPTNTQVAPSRFNATNVSKLQQQKVYPWKKFMIIAGIIAAISSFAMIMKLTHTPTTTEVPPASITTPPTPPSLPIPTANPSTASPTKSAEELLAQAILLNRNDKPQEALAKVEEALKLEPNNADAWAAKGFSLAKLDRENEAIAAYDRALEIKPDFPFVRQSRALLEKKPKPKKK, encoded by the coding sequence GTGTTAAATACCATACTTAGAGGGCATTACAAGATTGTTAGTCACCTTGGTGGTGGTGGCTTTGGACAAACCTATCTCGCAGAAGATATTGATCTACCTACCCATCCCACCTGTGTGGTCAAGCAGCTTAAGCCGATTTCCCGTGAGCCTTTTGTGCTGGAAACCGCTAAGCGACTCTTCGATAAAGAAGCAGAAATGCTCTACTCATTGGGTTCTCACGATCGCATTCCGCGCTTACTTGCCCACTTTCAGGAAGGCGAAGAATTTTATTTAGTCCAAGAATTTGCCGATGGCACAGATCTGACCAAGGAGATCGGCAATGGCAAGCGATCGCCTGAATTTGTGGTAATTGCTCTGCTGCAAGAGATTTTAGAAATACTGGTATTTGTGCATGAACGGGGCATAGTACATCGGGATATCAAGCCTGCCAATTTAATTCGGCGCAAGTCAGATCGTAAAATTGTACTGATTGACTTTGGCGCAGTTAAGGAAATTAATGGCTTAGCGGGGGACTCTCAGGGAAATACAAATCTGACGATCGCGATCGGTTCCCCCGGATATATGCCAATCGAGCAGGTCAATGGCAAGCCGCGTTTTAGTAGTGACATTTATGCTATCGGGATGATCGGCATTCAGGCAATCACAGGGGCGGAGCCGAGACTATTTGGTGAGCATCCTGAAACTGCGGAATTAATGTGGCGTGAGCATGTACAGGGTAACTATTCACCGCAATTTCTCGATATCCTCGATAAAATGGTGCGCTATGACTTCCGCCAACGCTACCAAACTGCCCAAGAAGTCTTAACAGCGATCGCCTCTCTATCTAGCATTGATGAGCATGACTTACCAACGTTAATTAGTAGCCATATAAATGTAGATCCTAATAATAGTTCCACAATTATTACTTCGCCCCAAGCGCTCATCCAATCAACTGATATACCCACAAATACGCAGGTAGCTCCTAGTCGTTTTAACGCTACTAATGTCAGTAAGCTCCAGCAACAAAAGGTCTATCCTTGGAAAAAGTTTATGATTATTGCGGGGATTATTGCTGCCATCTCATCATTTGCGATGATCATGAAATTAACGCATACACCTACCACGACAGAAGTTCCTCCTGCTTCTATCACGACTCCACCCACTCCCCCATCCTTACCAATTCCTACTGCCAATCCATCTACCGCTAGCCCTACTAAGTCTGCCGAAGAACTGCTTGCTCAGGCAATCTTACTCAATCGTAACGACAAACCACAGGAAGCCCTAGCCAAGGTCGAAGAAGCCTTAAAGCTAGAACCCAATAATGCCGATGCTTGGGCTGCCAAAGGTTTTTCTCTAGCGAAATTGGATCGTGAGAATGAGGCGATCGCTGCCTATGATAGAGCCCTTGAAATTAAGCCCGACTTTCCTTTTGTTAGACAAAGTCGCGCCCTTTTAGAAAAAAAGCCGAAACCCAAAAAGAAATAA
- the rph gene encoding ribonuclease PH: MSNSSNFQRPDGRAWDQLRPVHLQQPFTKAPAGSVLAKFGDTQLICTVSIDEGVPKFLMGSNQGWLTAEYRMLPASTIPRQQREFAKLSGRTQEIQRLIGRSLRAALDMTVIANYTFTVDIDVLQADGGTRTGGITGGFIALKAACDRLLAEGKIERSPIRNAVAAVSVGLIDGKPILDLNYQEDLAVSVDMNVVMDSTGKLVEVQGTGESDTFSRSQLDQMLDVADKGIKELLALSC; the protein is encoded by the coding sequence ATGAGTAATTCATCCAATTTTCAACGTCCCGACGGTAGAGCATGGGATCAACTGCGTCCTGTTCACTTACAACAACCATTTACCAAAGCACCTGCGGGATCAGTATTAGCAAAATTTGGTGATACCCAATTAATCTGCACTGTATCAATTGACGAGGGTGTACCCAAGTTTCTCATGGGGAGTAATCAAGGTTGGCTTACTGCGGAATATCGGATGTTGCCTGCGTCCACCATTCCCCGTCAACAGCGTGAATTTGCCAAATTATCAGGGCGGACTCAAGAAATCCAAAGGTTAATTGGGCGAAGTCTTAGAGCTGCTTTAGATATGACCGTGATCGCAAATTACACCTTTACCGTAGATATTGATGTCCTACAAGCCGATGGCGGTACGCGCACAGGTGGGATCACAGGGGGATTTATCGCGCTTAAGGCAGCTTGCGATCGCTTACTGGCAGAAGGAAAAATCGAGCGATCTCCAATTCGCAATGCTGTTGCGGCTGTCTCCGTTGGCTTAATTGATGGCAAGCCTATTTTGGACTTAAATTACCAAGAAGACTTGGCTGTTAGTGTCGATATGAATGTGGTGATGGATAGTACGGGCAAACTAGTTGAGGTACAAGGTACTGGCGAATCTGATACATTTTCGCGATCTCAACTAGATCAAATGCTGGATGTAGCAGATAAGGGAATTAAGGAGCTATTAGCACTTAGCTGTTAG
- a CDS encoding c-type cytochrome has translation MAIAFVIVAIVSILWLLRPPLDPYTQSVLSLSGDPVQGRSIFVMNCVACHGQWANGKVGPSLHGVSERKSDAKLVQQVVSGETPPMPQFQPSPQDMADLLSYLKQL, from the coding sequence ATCGCGATCGCTTTTGTAATCGTAGCGATCGTAAGTATTCTCTGGCTATTACGTCCACCACTCGACCCATATACACAGTCAGTACTTAGCCTGTCAGGAGATCCCGTACAGGGAAGATCAATATTTGTGATGAACTGTGTGGCTTGTCATGGGCAATGGGCAAATGGCAAAGTAGGTCCAAGTTTGCACGGAGTGTCCGAACGTAAGTCCGATGCCAAACTAGTACAACAAGTGGTTAGTGGCGAAACACCACCAATGCCACAGTTTCAGCCAAGTCCACAGGATATGGCAGATTTACTAAGTTATTTAAAGCAACTATAA
- the hemE gene encoding uroporphyrinogen decarboxylase: MGGNDRLLRAARGEAVDRPPVWMMRQAGRYMKVYRDLRDKYPTFRERSEIPELAAEISLQPFRAFQPDGVIMFSDILTPLTGIGINFDIIESRGPIIESPIRTQAQVDALTEFDPDTAVPFIRKILTAIKEEVKDQATILGFVGAPWTLAAYSVEGKGSKDYSTIKAMAYKEPAIIHSFLTKIAEMIGTYVIHQIECGAQVVQMFDSWAGHLCPTDYKTFALPYQKMVVDKVKAKYPNTPMILYISGSAGVLDLMPKSGVDIVSVDWTVDLADARDRIGRDIPVQGNLDPCVLYADQSYIRDRILEVVQKAGNKGHIMNLGHGILSTTPEDNARFFFETVKGLSY; this comes from the coding sequence ATGGGAGGAAATGATCGCTTGCTACGGGCAGCAAGAGGTGAAGCAGTGGATCGTCCACCAGTATGGATGATGCGCCAAGCAGGAAGATACATGAAAGTGTATAGAGATCTGCGCGACAAATACCCAACATTTAGAGAGCGTTCGGAAATCCCTGAATTAGCCGCCGAAATTTCTTTGCAACCATTTCGCGCTTTCCAACCCGATGGCGTGATTATGTTCTCCGATATCCTCACCCCCCTCACAGGTATCGGCATTAACTTTGACATTATCGAAAGTAGAGGACCAATTATTGAGTCACCTATCAGGACTCAAGCCCAAGTTGACGCACTTACAGAGTTTGATCCCGATACTGCTGTCCCCTTCATTCGCAAGATTCTGACCGCGATCAAAGAAGAAGTTAAAGATCAAGCGACCATTCTTGGATTTGTGGGCGCACCTTGGACATTAGCTGCCTATTCCGTTGAAGGCAAAGGTTCTAAGGACTATTCCACAATCAAGGCGATGGCATACAAAGAGCCTGCGATTATCCATAGCTTTTTGACTAAGATCGCCGAAATGATTGGTACTTATGTGATCCACCAGATCGAGTGTGGCGCTCAAGTGGTGCAGATGTTTGATTCTTGGGCTGGACATCTCTGCCCAACTGATTACAAAACCTTTGCGTTGCCTTACCAAAAGATGGTTGTGGATAAGGTAAAAGCGAAATATCCCAACACCCCAATGATTCTCTATATTAGTGGTAGTGCGGGTGTGCTTGACCTGATGCCGAAGTCTGGCGTGGATATCGTTAGTGTTGACTGGACTGTGGATCTTGCTGATGCCCGCGATCGCATTGGTCGTGATATTCCTGTCCAAGGAAACCTTGATCCCTGTGTGCTTTATGCGGATCAGAGCTATATTCGCGATCGCATTCTCGAAGTAGTACAGAAGGCTGGCAACAAGGGTCACATCATGAACCTCGGACATGGCATTCTCTCCACCACTCCCGAAGATAACGCCAGATTTTTCTTCGAGACTGTTAAAGGACTTAGCTACTAA